The DNA sequence CCGATGCGCCAGATGCGGTCCATGCCATGGCCCCTACCCCTGCCGCTCCTCCCCATCCAGCCCAAAGAGCTCCACCACGGCCGCCGCGGCCTCCGCGTTGCGCTTCAGGTAGCAGATGGGGTGGTGGAGGAGCTTCTTGGTGATGGCCGTGGCCATAGCCTCCACTCGCTGACGGTCCTGGGGGGAGAGGTGGGGCATGCGCCGCAAGGTGCGCTCTAGCTCCTTCCTGGTGACTTCCTCCGCCCGATGGCGTAGACGGGCGATGATGGGAGTCACGTCCAGCCTATCGTACCAGGCCAAGAAGCGCTGGACTTCCTCTTCCACTATGGCCTCTGCCTGCCCCAGCGCCTGCCTATGGCGGCTATCCATCTCCAAGACCTCTTCCAGGTCGTCGATGTCCAGTAGGCGTACCAGGGGGATGTGCGCTACATCAGGGTGCACGTCCCTAGGAATGGCGATGTCCACAATGAGGAGGGGACGTCGGGGCCGGTGGGCCATGGCCTCCTCCACCAGCCCTTTGTCTATGACGAAGCCAGGGGCGCTGGTAGCGGTGATCACAACGTCGGCCTGCGCCAAGGCCCCCTTGAGATGGTCCATGGGCACTGCCTCTGCGCCGATGGCCTGGGCCAAGGTTAGGGCCCGCTCGTAGGTACGGCTGGTGACCAGTACCCTTCCTGCCCCGAAGCCTTTCAGGGTGCGGGCCGTCAGCTTGCCCATGGCTCCTGCGCTCACCACCAGGACGGTGGCCCTGCCAAGCCCTCCCAGCACCTTTGTCGCGGCTAGGGCGGCCAATCGGCTCACAGAGCCCGCCCACCGTCCTAGCTCCGTCTCCCTTCGCACCCGCTTCCCCACAGCCAGGGCGTGATGGAACAGACGCGAGAGCACGCCATCGAGGGATTGGGCCTTGGCGGCCAGGGCCAGGGCCTCCCGCACCTGGCCCTGGATCTGCGACTCCCCTAGGGCGGGGGAGTCCAGGCCCGCTGCCACCCGGAAGAGGTGGCGCACTGCTTCCTCTTGTTGCCGCATGTAAAAGTGGGATGGGGGGATCTTCGCCCCTTTTAGGTCCATCAGCAGGTTTGGTAGCTGGTGCCCCACTTCGCGGTGTCTGAGGGAGGTGTAGAGCTCAGTGCGGTAGCAGGTGGAGAGGATGACCGCCGACCCTATGGCTTCCCTCACCTGTCGTAGGGCGGGGACGACCTGCGATGGGATGAAGGAGAGGCGCTCCCTCTCCTCCACGGGAGAGGTGTGGTAGCTTATGCCCACCATCACTAGGACAGGAACGCCCACCTCAGTCCTTCCCTTTCTGGCCCAGGAGGGTGGTGAGAAGCCTGGTCCTAGCCTCCTCTCGCAGGCCGCGCTTGAGCAACTCTAAGAGCTCCCGGTCCAGAGCGCGGTTCCAGGTCTCAGCGTCCACGAAGATGCCTTTTTCGCGCAGGTGCTGGCGCACCTGCGCAGCCAGCTCCAGCATGGACGCCAACTCATCGCTCAGGAATCGCTCCAACTCCTCCCGCAGCTTTCGTGCCATTGCTGGGCTGCCACCGCCGGTGGATATGGCCACTGTGATGCCACCCTTGCGGACCACCGCTGGCATAATGAAGTCGCAGTTGGCGGGGTCATCTACGGCGTTGACCCAAACGCCCAACTTCCGCCCCTCTTGGGCCACCTGGGCGTTGATGGAGCGGTCATCGGTGGCCACGAAAGCCAAGGCGTAGCCACGTAGGTCACCGGGCATGTATGGTCGGGCAAGGTGCCTTATCTTGCCCTCCTGCGCTAGCTGCGCCAGCGTGGGGTGCAGCTCTGGGCTCACCACCGTCACCTGGGCCTCGGCATCTAGCAGGCCTTGTACCTTGCCTAGGGCCACCTGCCCGCCGCCGATGACCACCACTGGCCGGCCCCGCAGGTCCAGGAAGACGGGATAGTAACGCCGCACCTCTACCCCCGCTTCAGTCGCTATAGGCCTCGCCTACCGCCAACAAGACCTGGTCGCTGAGGTTGGAGACGAAATCCCATAGCTGGGCTACTTCTTCGCCCCTCAGGCCATGCCGGTGTGCTAGGTCTGCTGCCGCGTCCTCCAGCCCCTTGCGGAAGAAGACCAGGGCCTCCAAGGCTCCCTTGATGGATAGGCCTGTCTCCTTCAGCTGGCGAGCGTACTGGACACCTATCTCGCGCCCTTCCCGCACTAGCCTATCGGCTTGCGCCTTGTTGCTCATGTATTGCCCCAGGATCTCCACCAGCCTGCGGCCCAAGGGCTTTAGGGCCTCCCTGGCCTCCCCAGGTAGCTGCAGATACCACTCGGCGGTGCGGGCCTTTCCACGCTGGAGCCGCCGCCGGATGCGGCTCAGGGCTAGCTGGCCCAGCTCCTGGGCTGGCGTCTCCCCTTGGCTCACCCTTCCCTCGATAAGGGCCCGCAGGTCCTCCTCGGCGAACCGCCGATGCCCCCCCAGGGTGCGAAAACACCGCACATACCCGGCATCCGCCCACCGCCGCAGGGTGGACTCGTTTACCCCCAGGAGGCGGCAGGCCTCCCGCAGGGGGAGCCAGCGGCTGGCCTGTGTCTCCTTGGAACCTTTCCTCCTCTCACGGGTTGCCTTAGTAGCCATGGCTAACCTCACCAATCTTACAAATTTTACTTAGGCGACACCC is a window from the Dehalococcoidia bacterium genome containing:
- the hemA gene encoding glutamyl-tRNA reductase, with the protein product MGVPVLVMVGISYHTSPVEERERLSFIPSQVVPALRQVREAIGSAVILSTCYRTELYTSLRHREVGHQLPNLLMDLKGAKIPPSHFYMRQQEEAVRHLFRVAAGLDSPALGESQIQGQVREALALAAKAQSLDGVLSRLFHHALAVGKRVRRETELGRWAGSVSRLAALAATKVLGGLGRATVLVVSAGAMGKLTARTLKGFGAGRVLVTSRTYERALTLAQAIGAEAVPMDHLKGALAQADVVITATSAPGFVIDKGLVEEAMAHRPRRPLLIVDIAIPRDVHPDVAHIPLVRLLDIDDLEEVLEMDSRHRQALGQAEAIVEEEVQRFLAWYDRLDVTPIIARLRHRAEEVTRKELERTLRRMPHLSPQDRQRVEAMATAITKKLLHHPICYLKRNAEAAAAVVELFGLDGEERQG
- a CDS encoding bifunctional precorrin-2 dehydrogenase/sirohydrochlorin ferrochelatase — its product is MRRYYPVFLDLRGRPVVVIGGGQVALGKVQGLLDAEAQVTVVSPELHPTLAQLAQEGKIRHLARPYMPGDLRGYALAFVATDDRSINAQVAQEGRKLGVWVNAVDDPANCDFIMPAVVRKGGITVAISTGGGSPAMARKLREELERFLSDELASMLELAAQVRQHLREKGIFVDAETWNRALDRELLELLKRGLREEARTRLLTTLLGQKGKD
- a CDS encoding helix-turn-helix domain-containing protein yields the protein MATKATRERRKGSKETQASRWLPLREACRLLGVNESTLRRWADAGYVRCFRTLGGHRRFAEEDLRALIEGRVSQGETPAQELGQLALSRIRRRLQRGKARTAEWYLQLPGEAREALKPLGRRLVEILGQYMSNKAQADRLVREGREIGVQYARQLKETGLSIKGALEALVFFRKGLEDAAADLAHRHGLRGEEVAQLWDFVSNLSDQVLLAVGEAYSD